One Nematostella vectensis chromosome 10, jaNemVect1.1, whole genome shotgun sequence genomic window carries:
- the LOC116604610 gene encoding uncharacterized protein LOC116604610 isoform X1 produces the protein MYDILADRYKRFLNHGLNPPKIPTPKMEPLDQDLLHRYRNRLSEALEPHNLCDYLSKHGVLTAEEIRVIGEANDALSREARVDLLLDVLRKCTDGLHWFIRGLLLDKDHDFIAREFLEDSMFGERDVNALLQELREDLDEVQVLKLQLLQERKKHDNTKRELEEVKSSRNSVVFSEYDSSSGCSGFESSDTDAVAYLLRELEEERKRRQEAELARQCHRNEIEQLTFKTRLLEQSNTDLLRAVRSLEDLSTLQDDQEYRLPWKTSSLADICHSDDERCSGGMTRWRSEGDSGLVTGNQFDAVISPISDKSCGFMDLVQRVSSLEQELQDERTRREDTEFEMMKLGFENEELNLELELTREQLIGNHGELLERKTYDQDIDMRDTEVCDGSFGVTARMPHVHSARDNDLSSATTCHELRPRMHPELRHSITKSWLNINEEHYEMDEYEREIDRAENVPLDFRDTLRSLKSKTWTLLNEIMDEGKELRHLRVKAGKMRPRKVYHKAMEEITNSFPTAF, from the exons ATGTACGACATTCTTGCCGACAGATATAAAAGATTCCTTAACCATGGCTTGAATCCTCCTAAAATACCTACCCCCAAGATGGAGCCCCTAGACCAAGACCTGCTGCATCGCTATCGTAACCGGCTGTCCGAGGCGCTAGAACCTCACAATCTCTGCGACTACCTCAGCAAACACGGAGTGCTCACTGCAGAGGAGATTCGTGTTATTGGGGAGGCGAATGATGCTTTGTCACGTGAGGCGAGAGTCGATTTACTGTTGGATGTTTTGCGCAAGTGCACGGACGGACTTCACTGGTTTATCCGAGGGCTCCTTTTGGATAAAGATCATGATTTTATAGCGAGAGAATTTTTGGAAGATTCTATGTTTGGAGAGAGAG ACGTGAACGCCCTTCTCCAAGAGCTCAGGGAGGACCTGGATGAGGTCCAGGTCCTCAAACTACAGCTTCTCCAGGAGCGCAAGAAGCACGACAACACAAAGCGAGAGTTAGAGGAAGTGAAAAGTTCTCGGAACTCGGTCGTGTTCAGCGAATACGACAGCTCCTCAGGGTGCAGCGGATTTGAGAGTTCCGACACAGACGCTGTAGCTTACCTTTTACGCGAGCTGGAAGAAGAACGCAAGCGTCGGCAGGAGGCAGAACTCGCTCGGCAGTGTCACCGTAACGAGATTGAGCAGCTTACATTCAAGACTAGGCTCCTGGAGCAAAGCAATACAGACCTTTTACGAGCTGTCAGGAGCCTGGAGGATCTTAGTACCTTACAGGACGATCAGGAGTACAGGCTTCCATGGAAGACCTCATCGCTCGCTGATATATGCCATTCTGACGACGAACGGTGTTCTGGGGGTATGACTAGGTGGCGAAGCGAGGGGGACTCAGGTCTCGTTACCGGTAATCAATTCGATGCGGTTATTTCTCCTATTAGTGATAAAAGTTGTGGGTTTATGGACCTTGTGCAGAGGGTGAGCAGCCTAGAGCAGGAGCTTCAGGATGAGAGGACTAGGCGAGAGGACACGGAGTTCGAAATGATGAAGCTCGGCTTCGAGAACGAGGAGCTTAACCTAGAACTCGAGCTGACCCGGGAACAGCTCATCGGAAACCATGGAGAATTATTAGAAAGGAAGACTTATGATCAAGATATAGATATGAGAGACACTGAAGTGTGCGATGGGTCCTTCGGGGTAACGGCTCGAATGCCACACGTGCACAGTGCACGTGACAATGACTTATCTAGTGCGACCACGTGCCATGAACTAAGGCCCCGGATGCATCCCGAGCTCCGTCATAGCATAACTAAGAGCTGGCTCAACATCAACGAGGAACACTACGAGATGGATGAATACGAGCGCGAGATAGACAGAGCAGAAAATGTACCCTTAGACTTCAGAGACACGCTTCGAAGCCTCAAGTCGAAGACGTGGACTTTGCTCAATGAAATCATGGATGAAGGAAAGGAGTTGAGGCATCTTAGGGTAAAAGCTGGAAAGATGAGACCGAGAAAAGTTTACCATAAAGCAATGGAAGAAATCACTAATAGCTTCCCCACAGCATTCTAG
- the LOC5522017 gene encoding 4-hydroxybenzoate polyprenyltransferase, mitochondrial has translation MYFRSVGLRSLRKIHLLQQNTYKLIICRNYGRLAGDGNIYRLQIRPWMESCCCYNSCLAPQTFTQSGQIDIRHYTGSTHPLFDPQNRSINRTLRLQSRTLNTAAEFVDTCPKAVQPYLKLARFDKPIGTWLLYLPCTWSIAMAAPPGVFPDVKMMALFGLGAVIMRGAGCTINDMWDSDYDKKVSRTISRPLAAGHINHFQALVFLGAQLSAGLAVLLSLNVYSIFLGAASVGLVIVYPLMKRITYWPQLFLGLTFNYGALLGWSAIQGSCDWSVCLPLYLAGVPWTLVYDTIYSFQDRDDDRAIGVKSTALLLGDKTKYWLSAFGAIMMTNMTIAGMACDQTWPYYTSLALAAAHLTWQIKTVNLSNTEDCFEKFKSNKWLGLLILTGIIGGGLLKDQ, from the exons ATGTATTTCCGCAGTGTTGGATTGCGATCCTTACGAAAAATTCATCTGCTGCAGCAGAACACTTATAAACTGATAATATGCAGAAACTATGGACGGTTAGCCGGTGATGGCAATATTTACAGACTTCAAATAAGACCTTGGATGGAGTCGTGTTGCTGTTACAACTCGTGTCTGGCACCGCAGACATTCACACAATCTGGTCAAATCGACATAAGACATTACACAGGATCTACTCATCCGCTGTTTGATCCTCAAAATAGATCTATTAACAGAACTCTACGCTTGCAGAGCCGAACACTGAACACGGCAGCAGAATTTGTCGATACTTGTCCAAAAGCCGTTCAGCCGTATTTGAAACTTGCAAGATTTGATAAACCAATCGGAACCTGGCTGCTATATTTGCCGTGTACATGGAGTATAGCTATGGCTGCACCGCCTGGGGTATTCCCAGATGTGAAAATGATGGCATTGTTTGGTTTAGGAGCAGTGATTATGCGTGGCGCAGGGTGTACTATTAATGATATGTGGGATTCAGATTATGATAAAAAG GTGTCAAGAACTATTAGCAGACCCCTAGCAGCAGGACACATCAACCATTTCCAGGCACTCGTGTTTCTTGGTGCACAACTGAGTGCTGGTCTTGCTGTGCTTCTCTCTCTTAATGTGTACAG TATTTTTCTTGGTGCGGCATCCGTTGGGCTTGTTATTGTCTACCCACTCATGAAGAGAATTACATACTGGCCACAGCTCTTTTTAG GTTTAACATTCAACTATGGGGCCCTGCTGGGCTGGTCAGCCATCCAGGGCTCCTGCGATTGGTCCGTCTGTCTACCTCTCTACCTGGCTGGTGTGCCATGGACTTTGGTTTATGACACAATATATTCATTCCAA GACAGAGATGATGATAGAGCAATTGGAGTCAAGTCTACTGCTCTGTTGCTAGGTGATAAGACTAAATACTGGTTGTCGGCATTTGGTGCTATTATGATGACTAACATGACTATTGCTGGGATGGCATGTGATCAGACCTGGCCGTACTACACCAGCCTCGCCCTTGCAGCGGCCCACCTTACCTGGCAG ATCAAGACTGTTAACCTTTCGAATACAGAAGACTGCTTTGAGAAGTTCAAGTCCAATAAGTGGCTGGGTCTGCTAATATTGACAGGAATTATTGGAGGGGGCCTGTTAAAAGATCAGTAA
- the LOC5522015 gene encoding metallo-beta-lactamase domain-containing protein 1, with protein sequence MKYSAGNFREMAGNAKTVSNNEIHVILEGYSFTDNSGRYRANGTATLVRTTNHNIMVDTGSPRDKQKILDGLQNLGLTPEDIDHVVSTHGHVDHAGNLNLFPNAVHIMCRDICENDDIYKDDPFKEGHKYSIETGQVEVFPTPGHTLGDVSVIVYNTKYGAVVISGDLFECRDDCGVWQGNSECVEKQIVSRDRVLKMADWIVPGHGPIFQVEKVN encoded by the coding sequence ATGAAGTACTCTGCTGGGAATTTTCGCGAGATGGCTGGGAACGCTAAGACTGTCTCGAATAATGAAATTCATGTAATTCTTGAGGGGTATTCATTCACAGATAATAGCGGTAGATACAGAGCAAATGGTACAGCTACTCTCGTGAGAACAACAAATCACAATATAATGGTGGACACTGGAAGTCCGAGAGACAAACAAAAAATCCTTGATGGACTTCAGAATTTGGGATTAACACCAGAGGACATTGACCATGTGGTTTCCACACATGGCCATGTGGACCATGCAGGGAATCTTAACCTCTTTCCTAATGCAGTGCACATTATGTGCCGGGACATTTGCGAAAACGATGACATATATAAGGATGATCCATTCAAAGAAGGGCATAAGTACTCCATAGAGACAGGCCAAGTTGAAGTTTTTCCCACACCGGGTCATACTCTTGGCGATGTAAGCGTCATTGTGTACAATACAAAGTATGGTGCTGTGGTGATTTCCGGGGACTTGTTTGAATGCAGGGATGATTGTGGGGTCTGGCAGGGAAATAGTGAATGTGTGGAAAAACAGATTGTTAGTAGAGACCGTGTGTTAAAGATGGCTGACTGGATAGTACCAGGTCATGGGCCAATATTCCAGGTAGAGAAAGTCAATTAG
- the LOC116604610 gene encoding uncharacterized protein LOC116604610 isoform X2 yields MEPLDQDLLHRYRNRLSEALEPHNLCDYLSKHGVLTAEEIRVIGEANDALSREARVDLLLDVLRKCTDGLHWFIRGLLLDKDHDFIAREFLEDSMFGERDVNALLQELREDLDEVQVLKLQLLQERKKHDNTKRELEEVKSSRNSVVFSEYDSSSGCSGFESSDTDAVAYLLRELEEERKRRQEAELARQCHRNEIEQLTFKTRLLEQSNTDLLRAVRSLEDLSTLQDDQEYRLPWKTSSLADICHSDDERCSGGMTRWRSEGDSGLVTGNQFDAVISPISDKSCGFMDLVQRVSSLEQELQDERTRREDTEFEMMKLGFENEELNLELELTREQLIGNHGELLERKTYDQDIDMRDTEVCDGSFGVTARMPHVHSARDNDLSSATTCHELRPRMHPELRHSITKSWLNINEEHYEMDEYEREIDRAENVPLDFRDTLRSLKSKTWTLLNEIMDEGKELRHLRVKAGKMRPRKVYHKAMEEITNSFPTAF; encoded by the exons ATGGAGCCCCTAGACCAAGACCTGCTGCATCGCTATCGTAACCGGCTGTCCGAGGCGCTAGAACCTCACAATCTCTGCGACTACCTCAGCAAACACGGAGTGCTCACTGCAGAGGAGATTCGTGTTATTGGGGAGGCGAATGATGCTTTGTCACGTGAGGCGAGAGTCGATTTACTGTTGGATGTTTTGCGCAAGTGCACGGACGGACTTCACTGGTTTATCCGAGGGCTCCTTTTGGATAAAGATCATGATTTTATAGCGAGAGAATTTTTGGAAGATTCTATGTTTGGAGAGAGAG ACGTGAACGCCCTTCTCCAAGAGCTCAGGGAGGACCTGGATGAGGTCCAGGTCCTCAAACTACAGCTTCTCCAGGAGCGCAAGAAGCACGACAACACAAAGCGAGAGTTAGAGGAAGTGAAAAGTTCTCGGAACTCGGTCGTGTTCAGCGAATACGACAGCTCCTCAGGGTGCAGCGGATTTGAGAGTTCCGACACAGACGCTGTAGCTTACCTTTTACGCGAGCTGGAAGAAGAACGCAAGCGTCGGCAGGAGGCAGAACTCGCTCGGCAGTGTCACCGTAACGAGATTGAGCAGCTTACATTCAAGACTAGGCTCCTGGAGCAAAGCAATACAGACCTTTTACGAGCTGTCAGGAGCCTGGAGGATCTTAGTACCTTACAGGACGATCAGGAGTACAGGCTTCCATGGAAGACCTCATCGCTCGCTGATATATGCCATTCTGACGACGAACGGTGTTCTGGGGGTATGACTAGGTGGCGAAGCGAGGGGGACTCAGGTCTCGTTACCGGTAATCAATTCGATGCGGTTATTTCTCCTATTAGTGATAAAAGTTGTGGGTTTATGGACCTTGTGCAGAGGGTGAGCAGCCTAGAGCAGGAGCTTCAGGATGAGAGGACTAGGCGAGAGGACACGGAGTTCGAAATGATGAAGCTCGGCTTCGAGAACGAGGAGCTTAACCTAGAACTCGAGCTGACCCGGGAACAGCTCATCGGAAACCATGGAGAATTATTAGAAAGGAAGACTTATGATCAAGATATAGATATGAGAGACACTGAAGTGTGCGATGGGTCCTTCGGGGTAACGGCTCGAATGCCACACGTGCACAGTGCACGTGACAATGACTTATCTAGTGCGACCACGTGCCATGAACTAAGGCCCCGGATGCATCCCGAGCTCCGTCATAGCATAACTAAGAGCTGGCTCAACATCAACGAGGAACACTACGAGATGGATGAATACGAGCGCGAGATAGACAGAGCAGAAAATGTACCCTTAGACTTCAGAGACACGCTTCGAAGCCTCAAGTCGAAGACGTGGACTTTGCTCAATGAAATCATGGATGAAGGAAAGGAGTTGAGGCATCTTAGGGTAAAAGCTGGAAAGATGAGACCGAGAAAAGTTTACCATAAAGCAATGGAAGAAATCACTAATAGCTTCCCCACAGCATTCTAG
- the LOC5522016 gene encoding 4-hydroxybenzoate polyprenyltransferase, mitochondrial, which translates to MVFATARSRLSLGLLFLERSISLRTIRVCLSRNYLNFTQNGVLFEKTQSTNRTLNNSCCSMLQLCTNSFQNDKRHNCVSTTRLFHSSNPSRHRSQSVQQRPPITAAEFVDSSPKAIQPYLKLARIDRPIGTWLLYLPCTWSIAMAAPPGVFPDMKMMALFGLGAVIMRGAGCTINDMWDCKYDKKVTRTLCRPLPSGEVSHLQALGFLAVQLSAGLAVLLSLNTYSILLGVASLGPVIVYPLMKRITYWPHIFLGITLNWGAMLGWSAIQGSCDWSVCLPLYLACVPWTIIYDTIYSHQDKSDDLAVGVKSAALLLGDQVKYWLSAFGAIMMTNMTIAGMACDQTWPYYTSLALAAAHLTWQIKTVDLSNDEDCFEKFKSNKWLGLLILTGIIGGGLLKEKKQDHHPSTEVLKKSKT; encoded by the exons ATGGTATTTGCAACAGCAAGATCACGACTCAGTTTAGGACTATTGTTTCTAGAGCGCAGCATATCATTGCGTACTATTAGAGTATGTCTATCTAGAAACTATCTTAATTTCACTCAAAATGGTGTTTTGTTTGAGAAGACGCAATCGACAAATCGAACGTTGAACAACAGCTGTTGTTCTATGTTACAATTATGCACGAATTCCTTTCAAAATGACAAGAGACATAACTGCGTATCTACTACGCGTCTTTTCCATTCTTCAAATCCTTCACGTCATAGAAGTCAAAGCGTGCAGCAGCGCCCTCCGATCACCGCAGCAGAATTTGTAGACTCTTCTCCAAAAGCCATTCAACCGTACTTGAAACTTGCGAGAATTGACAGACCAATTGGTACCTGGCTGCTATATTTGCCGTGTACATGGAGTATAGCTATGGCTGCACCGCCTGGGGTATTCCCGGATATGAAAATGATGGCATTGTTTGGTTTAGGTGCAGTGATTATGCGTGGTGCAGGGTGTACTATTAATGATATGTGGGACTGCAAGTATGACAAGAAG GTAACAAGAACTTTGTGCAGGCCTTTGCCATCAGGTGAAGTAAGCCATTTGCAGGCCCTGGGTTTCCTTGCTGTCCAACTCAGTGCTGGTCTTGCTGTTCTCCTCTCACTCAACACTTACAG tattcTTCTTGGCGTGGCATCGCTTGGTCCAGTGATTGTTTATCCACTGATGAAGAGGATCACATACTGGCCTCATATCTTTTTAG GGATAACATTGAATTGGGGTGCCATGCTGGGCTGGTCGGCTATTCAGGGCTCGTGTGATTGGTCAGTCTGTCTACCTCTCTACCTGGCATGTGTACCATGGACTATAATATATGATACCATTTATTCACATCAG GATAAAAGTGATGATCTTGCTGTTGGCGTCAAATCAGCAGCTTTGTTGCTAGGTGACCAGGTCAAATACTGGTTGTCAGCATTTGGTGCTATTATGATGACTAACATGACTATAGCTGGGATGGCATGTGATCAGACCTGGCCGTACTACACCAGCCTCGCCCTTGCAGCGGCCCACCTAACCTGGCAG ATCAAGACAGTTGATCTGTCAAATGATGAAGACTGCTTTGAGAAGTTCAAGTCAAATAAGTGGCTGGGTCTCCTAATATTGACTGGAATTATTGGAGGGGGGCTACTAAAAGAGAAGAAACAGGATCACCATCCAAGTACAGAAGTacttaaaaaaagtaaaacttAA
- the LOC5522014 gene encoding protein phosphatase 1 regulatory subunit 16A: protein MVEEGIVGAQGCGKETTRHHNSHNKVRRTHSCPQPFDMIVQALCHRHTSDSDALAEARKALLLMMHRQGKGLDLDAINASGMTALTQCALDGSLRGVKILLELGADVDKTDRYGWAPLHHAAAEGYIDIVRLLLRANANVRALNQHGHMPMDLADDEAVRKLLIRVTLFYSPIGRTMACHCSLPVWL from the coding sequence ATGGTTGAGGAAGGGATCGTGGGCGCACAGGGCTGCGGCAAGGAGACTACGCGACATCATAACTCTCACAACAAAGTGAGACGCACTCACTCATGCCCACAGCCATTTGATATGATTGTACAAGCACTCTGTCACCGTCATACTTCCGACTCGGATGCGCTCGCCGAGGCACGCAAAGCCCTGCTACTGATGATGCATCGGCAGGGGAAAGGATTAGACCTGGACGCCATTAACGCATCTGGGATGACTGCGCTTACGCAGTGCGCGCTTGACGGGAGCCTTAGAGGCGTCAAAATCCTGCTGGAGCTAGGCGCAGACGTGGATAAGACCGACAGATATGGATGGGCCCCCCTGCACCATGCAGCAGCCGAGGGGTATATTGACATTGTGCGGCTACTGCTCAGAGCGAACGCTAACGTGCGCGCTCTGAATCAACACGGGCACATGCCGATGGACTTAGCTGATGATGAAGCAGTGAGGAAATTACTTATACGGGTCACTCTGTTTTATTCGCCTATAGGGAGGACTATGGCCTGCCACTGTAGTCTCCCTGTGTGGTTATAG
- the LOC116604611 gene encoding uncharacterized protein LOC116604611, producing MRDLGASAGSLSRTYSCSSDHSTQPTPSHRSASQEAVRLMGHLEEEELKRIRSDSTKPWLQGPLSLSRQSCRFELPMDMKVLENLSPLEYVSLYCRINSRRRTLFRHYFTKNDKDKDGFINHRELLKALRDLYAQSITVEQVNAILGMLEIEEMSKKIDLSKFLAIAAFSERFLYCFFNSMVQDVSEKRTVLEETDFGALTWKLEGCTISDSMRKLLRVL from the coding sequence ATGAGGGATCTTGGGGCGAGTGCGGGTAGTCTCAGTAGAACGTACTCTTGTTCATCTGATCACTCGACCCAGCCAACGCCATCGCATCGCTCCGCCTCACAAGAAGCCGTGCGGCTAATGGGACACTTGGAGGAAGAAGAATTGAAGAGGATTAGGTCAGACAGTACCAAGCCGTGGCTGCAGGGTCCGCTATCTTTGTCTAGACAAAGCTGTAGGTTTGAGCTCCCCATGGACATGAAAGTATTGGAAAACTTGTCACCTCTGGAATACGTATCCTTATACTGTCGCATCAACAGCCGCAGGAGAACTCTGTTCAGACATTATTTCACAAAGAACGATAAAGATAAAGACGGATTTATAAACCACAGGGAGCTACTAAAAGCTCTCAGGGACCTTTACGCGCAGAGTATCACGGTTGAGCAGGTTAATGCTATATTAGGAATGCTGGAAATCGAAGAAATGTCTAAGAAAATAGATTTGAGCAAGTTCTTGGCGATTGCGGCTTTCTCGGAGAGATTTCTTTACTGTTTCTTCAACAGCATGGTACAGGATGTTTCAGAGAAGAGGACTGTCTTGGAAGAGACGGACTTCGGGGCTCTGACGTGGAAGCTCGAGGGGTGTACCATCAGTGACAGCATGAGGAAGTTATTAAGGGTGCTTTAA
- the LOC5522012 gene encoding hatching enzyme 1.2 — protein MYYFVKLLIVLVVFTIFVSCGPIRGNLKRRKAEEKGHDEGIFSKIMKCNKKAKPWHNQKKMDLFQGDIIMTPEIRRAIKHSGPDYIILDETHSTNSRRRGKRPSSRGRQRRAAMAANGTGIWPSVNGEVRIPYVLEQSLSASAQSAILSAMGNWTTYVPCIKFVERQTQVDYISFFNGIGCYSDVGRIGRKQTISIGTGCDVMGIAAHEIGHALGFWHEQSRPDRDNYVRILWDNIETGREDDFKKILGGAIDSRGVDYDFDSLMHYGPTTFAKSQGLNTIVKLDNTTEFGQRTNLSDGDTLQARLMYCNDCNLTNAYTTCPGWKEQGYCEENSQYYDFMLNNCQRSCHCDVCENNLLNCSDWASNGLCTDTAYEAYMAIYCRQSCQRCS, from the exons ATGTATTACTTTGTTAAACTTCTGATAGTTTTGGTTGTTTTTACTATCTTTGTGAGCTGTGGGCCTATCAGAGGCAATTTAAAGAGGAGAAAAGCAGAGGAAAAAG GCCATGACGAAGGTATTTTCAGCAAAATTATGAAATGCAACAAGAAGGCAAAACCATGGCATAATCAAA aaaaaatgGACCTTTTTCAAGGAGATATCATAATGACGCCTGAAATACGCAGAGCAATAAAACATAGCGGTCCTGACTACATAATTCTTGATGAAACGCACTCAACAAATAGTCGCAGACGTGGAAAGAGACCTAGTTCCCGAGGGCGGCAGAGGAGAGCTGCGATGGCGGCGAATGGAACTGGAATATGGCCATCCGTAAACGGAGAAGTCAGGATACCTTACGTTCTTGAACAATCGCTTAGTG CAAGTGCGCAGTCTGCGATCCTATCAGCGATGGGCAACTGGACCACTTACGTGCCGTGCATCAAATTTGTAGAGAGGCAAACACAGGTAGACTACATCAGCTTCTTCAACGGTATCGGATGCTACTCTGATGTTGGGCGTATCGGCCGTAAACAGACCATTTCTATAGGCACTGGATGTGACGTCATGGGTATTGCTGCGCATGAGATAG GTCACGCCTTGGGCTTCTGGCATGAGCAGTCTCGCCCTGACCGGGACAATTACGTCAGGATTCTTTGGGATAACATCGAGACTG GTAGAGAAGACGACTTCAAGAAGATCCTAGGAGGCGCCATAGACAGTCGGGGAGTGGACTACGACTTTGACAGCCTGATGCACTATGGGCCAACGACATTTGCCAAATCCCAAGGTCTCAACACCATTGTCAAACTAGACAATACCACGGAATTTGGTCAGCGGACTAACCTTAGTGACGGCGATACCCTGCAAGCCAGGCTGATGTACTGCAACG ACTGCAACTTGACAAACGCGTACACAACGTGCCCTGGGTGGAAAGAACAAGGATACTGCGAGGAGAATAGCCAATACTATGATTTCATGCTTAATAATTGTCAACGTTCCTGCCATTGTGACG TGTGTGAGAATAACCTGTTAAACTGCTCAGATTGGGCGAGCAATGGTCTATGTACTGACACCGCATACGAGGCGTACATGGCGATATACTGCAGACAAAGTTGTCAGCGGTGCAGCTAG